In one window of Hymenobacter nivis DNA:
- a CDS encoding S41 family peptidase, which yields MIFRHKLIAGAALGSAVLLFSFRTAADNERYFEIAKNLDIFATTFREVNTYYVDEINPGKLVKTGIDAMLKSLDPYTNYIPEDDIEDFRTMTTGQYGGIGILTVKRNGKTVVQSAYEGYPAQKAGLLPGDEIISVNGVVIEKKSNSDISKLLKGQALSVVKLLVTRYGQDKPVEVAITRDKIQVENVPYVGMISPEVGYFQLAGFTVDAGKEVRAAITKLKAQGAKKIVFDIRDNPGGLLNEAVNISNLFIDKGLDVVSTKGKVTEWNKTYKALDLPLDVQIPVAIITSNRSASASEIVSGVLQDYDRAVLVGERTFGKGLVQATRPLSYNSQLKVTTAKYYIPSGRCIQEIDYSHRADDGTLGKFPDSLRTAFKTTAGRTVYDGGGVAPDVEVVDREIADITRVLLQKSYLFDYATRFKSEHASIVPAREFKLSDPEYQKFVAYLQGKNISYNTDSEKSLTDLSKRLKEEKHYDDVKTELETMRRKMVVNKANDLQRFKPEIKEILEQEIVSRYYYEKGRTEAGFDDDPNILAAVAVLNDPNRYAALLKPSGQAASARKSAGTK from the coding sequence ATGATCTTCCGACACAAACTTATTGCCGGTGCCGCACTCGGTAGCGCCGTGCTCCTGTTTTCGTTCCGTACCGCTGCCGACAACGAGCGCTACTTCGAGATTGCTAAAAACCTCGATATTTTCGCTACCACGTTCCGGGAGGTTAACACCTACTACGTGGACGAAATCAATCCCGGCAAGCTGGTGAAAACGGGCATCGACGCCATGCTTAAGTCGCTCGATCCTTATACCAACTACATCCCGGAGGACGACATCGAGGATTTCCGCACCATGACGACCGGGCAGTACGGCGGCATCGGCATCCTAACGGTGAAGCGCAACGGCAAAACCGTGGTGCAGAGCGCCTACGAAGGCTACCCGGCCCAAAAAGCGGGCCTGCTGCCGGGCGACGAAATCATCAGCGTCAACGGCGTAGTCATTGAAAAAAAGTCGAATTCCGACATCAGCAAGCTGCTCAAGGGCCAGGCCCTGTCGGTGGTGAAGCTGCTCGTGACACGCTATGGCCAGGACAAGCCGGTGGAAGTGGCCATCACCCGTGATAAAATCCAGGTTGAAAACGTGCCTTACGTAGGCATGATTTCGCCCGAAGTCGGTTACTTCCAGCTCGCTGGCTTCACCGTGGACGCAGGCAAGGAGGTGCGCGCCGCCATCACCAAACTCAAGGCCCAGGGCGCAAAGAAAATCGTGTTCGACATCCGCGACAACCCCGGCGGCTTGTTAAACGAAGCGGTGAACATCTCCAACCTGTTCATCGACAAGGGCCTGGATGTGGTGAGCACCAAGGGCAAGGTGACGGAGTGGAACAAGACATACAAGGCCCTCGACCTGCCGCTGGATGTCCAAATCCCGGTGGCCATTATCACGAGCAACCGCTCGGCCTCGGCCTCGGAAATCGTATCGGGCGTGTTGCAGGACTACGACCGCGCCGTGCTGGTGGGCGAGCGCACCTTCGGCAAGGGCCTCGTGCAAGCCACCAGGCCCCTGAGCTATAACTCGCAGTTGAAGGTGACGACCGCCAAATATTATATTCCCAGTGGCCGCTGCATCCAGGAGATTGATTACAGCCACCGCGCCGACGACGGCACGCTGGGCAAATTCCCCGATTCGCTGCGCACGGCCTTCAAAACCACCGCCGGCCGCACCGTGTACGACGGCGGCGGCGTGGCCCCCGACGTGGAAGTGGTCGACCGCGAAATCGCAGACATTACCCGCGTGCTACTCCAGAAAAGCTACTTGTTCGACTATGCCACCCGCTTCAAGTCCGAGCACGCCAGCATCGTCCCGGCCCGCGAGTTCAAGCTTTCGGACCCCGAATATCAGAAATTTGTGGCCTACCTCCAGGGCAAAAATATCAGCTACAATACCGACTCTGAGAAATCCCTCACCGACCTCAGCAAGCGGCTAAAGGAGGAAAAGCATTACGACGATGTGAAAACCGAGTTGGAAACCATGCGCCGCAAAATGGTCGTCAACAAAGCCAACGACTTGCAGCGCTTCAAGCCCGAAATCAAGGAAATCCTGGAGCAGGAAATTGTGTCGCGCTACTACTACGAGAAGGGCCGCACCGAAGCCGGCTTCGACGACGACCCCAACATCCTCGCCGCCGTGGCCGTCCTCAACGACCCCAACCGCTACGCCGCCCTGCTGAAACCCAGCGGCCAGGCCGCCAGCGCCCGCAAGTCGGCTGGGACGAAGTAA
- a CDS encoding DUF2480 family protein produces the protein MEPLFTNRVANSGLVTLNLEEFIHAGERVLYDIKDNLFHGLILREKDFREFIKTHDWAQYDGQNVAIICSADAIVPTWAYMLLAIKLQNHAHRYVFGDLGALEQSLFEEAIAGIDAEEYRDAKVVVKGCGDKPVPTFAYVAIMQKLLPVTSSIMYGEPCSTVPLYKKPKASVAE, from the coding sequence ATGGAACCACTTTTCACCAACCGCGTCGCCAACAGCGGCCTCGTTACCCTCAACCTGGAAGAATTTATTCACGCCGGCGAACGGGTGCTTTATGACATCAAGGATAACCTTTTCCATGGGCTAATCCTGCGCGAAAAGGACTTCCGCGAGTTCATCAAAACCCACGACTGGGCCCAGTACGACGGCCAGAACGTGGCCATTATCTGCTCGGCCGATGCCATTGTGCCCACCTGGGCCTACATGCTGCTCGCCATTAAGCTGCAAAACCACGCTCACCGCTACGTGTTCGGCGACTTGGGGGCCCTGGAGCAGTCGTTGTTTGAAGAAGCCATTGCCGGTATTGACGCCGAAGAATACCGCGACGCCAAAGTGGTGGTGAAGGGCTGCGGCGACAAGCCCGTGCCCACGTTCGCCTACGTGGCCATCATGCAAAAGCTGCTGCCCGTCACGAGCAGCATCATGTACGGCGAGCCGTGCAGCACCGTGCCTCTCTACAAAAAGCCCAAAGCCTCCGTGGCGGAGTAA
- a CDS encoding APC family permease has protein sequence MQSQPYKISFLTGAAIVVANMVGTGVFTSLGFQVLDIQSGFALLMLWAVGGLIALCGAVSYGELAAAMPRSGGEYHYLGQIYHPALGFLSGWVSATVGFAAPTALAALALGEYAKSVWPGLGQAVVAGTAITGASLLGVGVVLALTLVHGTSTRAGSRLQIVITALKVAILVAFIGAGLVAGEGQPLHYAPDAAGWRAVLSPAFAVSLVYVSYAYSGWNAAAYLTGEIQNPGRNLSRILLAGTAIVLLLYVGLNYVFLRSTPLAGLKGQVEVGFVAATSLFGAPAGRLAGGIIAALLVSTISSMIFAGPRIVQAMGEDLPALRFFAAKSRAGVPVRALMLQTAITLAFILRPSFKEILVYAGFVLNLFTFLTVLGLFMLRWKKPNLLRPYRAWGYPFTPLIFLGLSGWTLAFILREKPTESRYGLLTLAGGLVVYLVTTRFFRSPRPAPNP, from the coding sequence GTGCAAAGTCAACCATACAAAATAAGTTTCCTCACCGGGGCGGCCATCGTAGTGGCCAACATGGTGGGTACGGGCGTTTTTACCAGCTTGGGGTTTCAAGTGCTCGATATTCAGAGCGGCTTCGCGCTGCTGATGCTGTGGGCTGTGGGTGGCCTTATTGCGCTGTGCGGGGCCGTCAGCTACGGCGAGCTAGCGGCGGCTATGCCCCGCTCGGGCGGCGAATACCACTACTTGGGGCAGATTTACCACCCAGCGCTGGGCTTTTTGTCGGGCTGGGTGTCGGCCACCGTCGGCTTTGCGGCCCCCACGGCCCTGGCGGCGCTGGCGCTGGGCGAATACGCGAAAAGCGTGTGGCCTGGCTTGGGCCAGGCCGTGGTGGCGGGCACCGCCATTACCGGGGCCAGCCTACTCGGCGTGGGCGTGGTGCTGGCCCTCACGCTGGTACATGGCACCAGCACCCGCGCCGGCAGCCGCCTGCAAATCGTCATCACAGCCTTGAAAGTGGCTATTCTGGTCGCGTTCATCGGCGCCGGACTGGTGGCAGGGGAGGGGCAACCCCTGCACTACGCCCCCGATGCCGCCGGCTGGCGGGCGGTGCTCAGCCCCGCTTTCGCCGTGAGCTTGGTGTACGTGAGCTACGCCTACTCGGGCTGGAACGCCGCTGCGTACCTCACCGGCGAAATCCAGAACCCCGGCCGCAACCTTTCGCGCATTTTGCTAGCTGGCACCGCCATAGTGCTCCTATTATATGTGGGCCTGAATTACGTGTTCCTCCGCTCCACGCCGCTGGCTGGGCTGAAGGGCCAGGTAGAAGTCGGCTTCGTGGCCGCTACCTCGCTGTTTGGGGCCCCGGCGGGCCGCCTGGCGGGGGGCATTATCGCGGCGCTGCTCGTTTCCACCATCAGCTCGATGATTTTTGCGGGGCCCCGCATCGTGCAGGCGATGGGCGAAGACCTGCCTGCCCTGCGCTTCTTCGCGGCCAAAAGCCGCGCCGGCGTCCCAGTCAGGGCCCTAATGCTGCAAACGGCCATCACGCTGGCGTTCATTCTGCGGCCCAGCTTCAAGGAAATCCTGGTGTACGCCGGCTTCGTGCTGAACCTGTTCACCTTTCTCACCGTGCTGGGCCTGTTCATGCTGCGTTGGAAAAAACCCAACCTGCTGCGCCCGTACCGCGCCTGGGGCTACCCATTCACGCCTCTCATTTTTTTGGGCCTGAGCGGCTGGACGCTCGCCTTCATCCTGCGCGAAAAGCCTACGGAGTCGCGCTACGGCCTGCTAACCTTGGCGGGCGGCTTGGTGGTGTACTTGGTAACTACCCGATTTTTCCGCTCGCCCCGGCCTGCGCCGAACCCGTAA
- a CDS encoding serine hydrolase, whose protein sequence is MLAAFGHAASPNRVTNAQGPQQSADSPLLDSLLHTSPGLAHIADNPAYELQIIYTQIDRDAQNVPRFTPHTFHLNARQYFNPASLVKLPVVTLALEKLNDLHQPGLTRRTIMATGTACRCQTAVPFAAPADSDQTATVGNYIKRMLLVSDNTAYNRLYEFLGQGPLNERLAQLGFPNARITRRFAPCDTAANRHTNPISFHTATGDTIYKQPALTNPRPYASPLGPVSKGRAYRIGTRLIRQPYDFTTANHLPLADISTLLRTLLFPESVPDSLRPHLRANDYSFLRYYLHATPHEDGFHPYASKRYFDAYKKYLYYGRKPASIAETGLRIYNIVGMSHGFLADVAYFADSLHQSEFLLSAVIYVNSDGVINDGLYEYETIGLPFLAQLGHTIRQYEALRPHAYRLHPDDFAAPVRVR, encoded by the coding sequence ATGCTTGCCGCGTTCGGGCACGCCGCGTCCCCTAACCGCGTAACCAACGCTCAGGGCCCCCAGCAGAGCGCCGATTCTCCGCTTCTGGATTCGTTGCTGCATACCTCCCCTGGCTTGGCCCACATTGCCGATAACCCTGCCTACGAGCTGCAAATCATCTACACCCAAATCGACCGCGACGCGCAGAACGTGCCTCGTTTCACGCCGCATACCTTCCACCTCAACGCTCGACAATACTTCAATCCGGCCAGCCTAGTCAAATTGCCCGTGGTAACGCTGGCCCTGGAAAAGCTGAACGACCTACACCAGCCCGGCCTTACCCGCCGCACCATAATGGCCACGGGAACCGCCTGCCGCTGCCAAACCGCCGTGCCCTTCGCTGCCCCCGCAGATTCTGACCAAACAGCGACCGTGGGTAACTACATCAAGCGTATGCTACTGGTGAGCGACAATACCGCCTACAACCGCCTCTACGAATTCCTAGGCCAGGGCCCCCTCAACGAACGCCTCGCCCAGTTAGGTTTTCCCAACGCCCGCATCACGCGCCGCTTTGCCCCCTGCGACACGGCCGCAAACCGCCATACTAATCCCATCAGCTTCCACACCGCCACCGGCGATACCATTTATAAACAGCCAGCGCTTACCAACCCCAGGCCCTACGCCAGCCCCCTGGGTCCCGTATCGAAAGGCCGCGCTTACCGCATCGGCACACGCCTCATTCGCCAGCCCTATGATTTCACCACAGCCAATCATTTACCCCTGGCCGACATCAGTACTCTGCTGCGCACCTTGCTGTTTCCTGAATCAGTACCCGATTCCCTTCGCCCGCACCTTAGGGCCAACGATTATTCCTTCCTCCGGTACTACCTACATGCCACGCCCCACGAGGATGGCTTCCATCCCTACGCCTCCAAACGTTACTTCGACGCCTATAAAAAGTACCTCTATTACGGCCGTAAGCCAGCTTCAATTGCTGAGACTGGCTTACGGATCTACAACATTGTCGGTATGTCACACGGGTTTTTAGCCGATGTGGCCTACTTCGCTGATTCCCTGCACCAGTCCGAATTCCTACTGAGTGCAGTCATTTACGTAAACTCCGACGGAGTTATTAACGATGGTCTTTACGAATACGAAACCATCGGGCTGCCCTTCTTGGCTCAATTAGGCCATACTATTCGCCAGTACGAAGCATTGCGGCCCCATGCATACCGTCTCCATCCCGACGATTTTGCTGCCCCGGTTCGTGTTCGCTAG
- the tsaB gene encoding tRNA (adenosine(37)-N6)-threonylcarbamoyltransferase complex dimerization subunit type 1 TsaB produces the protein MIILSLETSSPVCSVALHDVADGRLIGQSELRLEKSHSTHLTVLIEQLLANTGHALADLAAVAVSDGPGSYTGLRIGAAAAKGLCFALDIPLVAVSTLGALAAQVAAVTAGAEEMLFCPMLDARRMEVYTAIYAHDGQEVLAPAPLILAPGALAEHLAHRRVLCFGNGAAKFQPLVAEQANTGFLAGIEPSAVAVGALGVAAFRRQAFQDVAYYEPFYLKEVYTTTPRS, from the coding sequence TTGATTATCCTCTCCCTCGAAACCTCGTCCCCTGTCTGCTCCGTCGCGCTGCACGACGTGGCCGACGGCCGCCTGATTGGCCAGTCCGAGCTGCGGCTGGAAAAGTCGCACTCTACTCACCTCACCGTATTGATTGAGCAACTGCTCGCAAACACTGGCCACGCCCTGGCCGACCTTGCCGCAGTAGCCGTGAGCGATGGGCCCGGCTCCTACACGGGGCTGCGGATTGGGGCGGCGGCGGCTAAGGGCCTGTGCTTTGCGCTGGATATCCCGCTGGTGGCGGTGAGCACGCTGGGGGCCCTGGCGGCGCAAGTAGCGGCCGTGACGGCGGGAGCGGAAGAAATGCTGTTTTGCCCGATGCTCGACGCGCGGCGCATGGAAGTGTACACGGCCATCTACGCCCACGATGGGCAGGAAGTGCTGGCGCCCGCGCCGCTCATTCTCGCGCCCGGGGCCTTGGCCGAACATTTGGCCCACCGCCGGGTGTTGTGCTTTGGAAACGGCGCGGCCAAGTTCCAGCCGCTGGTGGCAGAGCAGGCCAACACTGGCTTTCTGGCTGGCATCGAGCCGTCGGCCGTGGCGGTGGGGGCCCTGGGCGTGGCAGCTTTTCGTCGCCAGGCGTTTCAGGACGTGGCCTATTACGAGCCGTTTTATTTGAAAGAAGTGTACACAACCACGCCTCGGTCTTGA